The following are encoded in a window of Risungbinella massiliensis genomic DNA:
- a CDS encoding S8 family serine peptidase: MVVEPTWKRIGLTDKLSEDSGKGIGIIILDGALSHVSLSHLKGRAKLIKVRKDMTISCTDLFEEPLTEEVEKEEHGLMVLSLLAHQPMEYRGMEYAGLAPSANYIFLSSYIPERRKKGLEWILQQDWGFPLKICLNLLVPQERGWMSPTHLDPYVQALQPAVDAGLLVIAAGGNSRAHNNLHPKQYFTVSGYNDKGFSELNNYEVHPAVASGVNSDGHWRPDILAPYTYLPLPSLERDGVDYFSATCGSASLITGLCAYLFSIFPDLTVNNIRNALMETGDVLEGFPAPIVNARKAFKALKEGNRNDKHLSLEPTVVVTNEKESILSADPLERSLALTMLIKDRQLSREEIWDYTNDESPMVKKVAIQGLGNPINQVERDLYWERVWGESSRDGVKESWAYTLLETSPIEELDKWMSLVETRSFDTRICITIFLQKYFPDAPEIEHSPDPDPKTMSAIVAPLVEWHKHRFES; the protein is encoded by the coding sequence AATAGGACTTACAGATAAATTGAGCGAGGATTCTGGTAAGGGAATTGGAATTATTATTTTAGATGGTGCTCTATCACATGTGTCACTAAGTCATTTGAAAGGTCGTGCAAAACTAATTAAAGTGCGTAAAGACATGACAATTAGTTGCACCGATTTGTTTGAGGAGCCTTTGACAGAAGAAGTGGAGAAAGAAGAACATGGTTTGATGGTGCTTAGTTTACTAGCACATCAACCGATGGAATATAGAGGTATGGAGTATGCAGGATTGGCACCTTCGGCAAACTATATCTTTCTATCTTCCTATATCCCTGAACGTAGAAAGAAAGGTCTCGAATGGATATTACAACAGGACTGGGGTTTCCCGTTAAAGATATGTTTAAATCTACTCGTACCACAGGAGAGAGGATGGATGTCTCCAACTCATCTCGATCCTTATGTGCAAGCTTTGCAGCCTGCTGTGGATGCGGGTTTGTTGGTTATTGCTGCTGGCGGAAATTCAAGGGCACACAATAACTTGCATCCAAAACAATATTTTACAGTGAGTGGTTACAACGATAAGGGTTTCAGTGAACTTAACAACTATGAAGTACATCCAGCAGTAGCTTCTGGTGTAAACAGCGATGGGCATTGGAGACCAGATATCCTTGCACCCTATACTTATCTTCCTTTGCCTAGTTTAGAAAGAGATGGAGTAGATTATTTTAGTGCTACCTGTGGGAGCGCTTCTCTCATAACAGGACTATGTGCATATCTATTTTCGATCTTTCCTGATCTTACCGTTAATAACATTCGAAATGCTTTAATGGAAACAGGAGATGTACTAGAAGGCTTTCCAGCTCCTATTGTGAATGCTCGAAAGGCATTTAAGGCATTAAAAGAAGGCAACCGTAACGATAAGCATCTGTCTTTAGAGCCAACTGTTGTAGTGACCAATGAAAAGGAATCCATACTCTCTGCAGACCCCTTAGAAAGATCTTTAGCTTTGACCATGCTAATAAAAGATAGGCAATTATCGAGGGAAGAAATTTGGGATTATACGAATGATGAATCTCCCATGGTAAAAAAAGTAGCCATACAAGGATTAGGAAACCCAATTAATCAAGTGGAAAGAGATTTATATTGGGAACGTGTTTGGGGGGAATCGAGCAGAGACGGTGTAAAAGAAAGTTGGGCATATACTCTGCTCGAAACATCTCCCATAGAAGAGCTAGATAAATGGATGTCTTTAGTAGAAACTAGGTCATTTGATACTCGAATTTGCATTACTATCTTCTTACAAAAATATTTTCCAGATGCTCCTGAAATAGAGCATTCTCCTGATCCCGATCCAAAGACAATGTCTGCTATTGTTGCCCCATTAGTAGAATGGCATAAGCATAGATTCGAAAGTTGA
- a CDS encoding ABC transporter substrate-binding protein, which produces MRRNKWLLVLCAMLLIWTTACSNDVASGTDKGLTKVKLMLDWTPNTNHTGLYVAIAKGYFKEEGLDVEILQPGKTTTEAAVGGGQIDFGVSVQENVTFSRTQQVPILSIGAIIQHNTSGFASPMNKNIKSPKDFVGKTYGGYGSPTEKPIIQALMTKEQADVNKVKFLNIGSVDFFTAVKRDVDFSWIYQGWTGIESELRGEKLNMIYLTDYAKELDYYTPVLITSEQKAKQDPETVRKFMKAVSKGYQFAIESPDEAAEILIKAEPDLNPELVRKSQQWLSPRYQAEAKQWGHQERSVWDNYAQFLQKNNLLEGKFNPDEAFTNQFLPQGGK; this is translated from the coding sequence ATGCGTAGAAACAAATGGCTGTTAGTTCTCTGTGCCATGTTATTGATTTGGACTACAGCATGCAGCAATGACGTAGCTAGTGGAACAGATAAAGGGTTAACCAAAGTGAAGTTAATGTTAGATTGGACGCCCAATACCAATCACACTGGACTATATGTCGCAATAGCAAAAGGATATTTCAAAGAAGAAGGATTAGATGTTGAGATTCTCCAACCAGGGAAAACAACGACGGAAGCAGCAGTTGGTGGTGGGCAAATTGATTTTGGAGTAAGTGTACAAGAAAATGTGACTTTCTCTCGTACACAACAAGTACCCATTTTATCTATTGGAGCCATCATTCAACATAATACCTCTGGATTTGCTTCTCCCATGAATAAAAACATCAAGAGTCCAAAGGACTTTGTGGGGAAAACATACGGAGGATATGGGTCACCAACTGAGAAACCAATTATCCAAGCGTTAATGACGAAAGAACAAGCGGATGTAAACAAAGTGAAGTTTCTTAATATCGGGAGTGTGGACTTTTTTACAGCAGTAAAACGGGATGTAGATTTTTCATGGATTTATCAAGGTTGGACTGGTATCGAGTCAGAACTTCGTGGCGAGAAGTTAAACATGATTTATTTAACGGATTATGCCAAAGAACTGGATTACTACACCCCTGTGCTGATCACGAGTGAACAGAAAGCAAAACAAGACCCAGAGACCGTTCGTAAGTTTATGAAGGCGGTTTCCAAAGGGTATCAATTCGCTATTGAATCACCAGATGAAGCAGCAGAGATCTTGATTAAAGCGGAACCAGATTTGAATCCAGAGCTTGTCCGCAAAAGTCAACAGTGGTTAAGTCCTCGTTATCAAGCAGAAGCAAAACAGTGGGGACATCAAGAAAGATCTGTTTGGGATAACTACGCTCAGTTTTTACAGAAAAACAACCT